The window TGGGAGCGATCTGTCTGACGCGTTTGGTTGGGTACAAGTAATGTATTCAGTGTTGTAATGAGAATAAGCTGTATTAGATCGGGAACTATGCGATTGCACGATGTGTTTGGTTCAAGCAAGGGAAGAGGAAGCGGTGGGTTGGGTTGCATTAAAAAACGAGGATGCCAGCTGCTCATGACGGCGGCGGGATCTTTGGCGCTGCTGCGCACGGCAGGGGATAGATCGCCGGTGCTGCTCCTCACGGCGGGGGAGATCGCCGGCGCTGCTCCTCACGACGGCGAAAGGAAACCGGCGCTGCTGCCAATGGTGGTGATGCAAGATCGCGACGCTGCTGCTGACAGCAGAGGGAGATCGCCGGCCGTGTTTTCCATGGACGCGGACGGAGATCTATGGCGCTGCTGGTTGTTGCAGCGTGCTTGTGGTGAAAAATATTCAGGACGAGCAGAGAATAGAGAGAAGGNNNNNNNNNNNNNNNNNNNNNNNNNNNNNNNNNNNNNNNNNNNNNNNNNNNNNNNNNNNNNNNNNNNNNNNNNNNNNNNNNNNNNNNNNNNNNNNNNNNNNNNNNNNNNNNNNNNNNNNNNNNNNNNNNNNNNNNNNNNNNNNNNNNNNNNNNNNNNNNNNNNNNNNNNNNNNNNNNNNNNNNNNNNNNNNNNNNNNNNNNNNNNNNNNNNNNNNNNNNNNNNNNNNNNNNNNNNNNNNNNNNNNNNNNNNNNNNNNNNNTTTCCGATTAGAGGGATCTAAAACCGGCCGGACCTAAACAAACACTGGTAACGTAATCACGAGCCGGTGTAATAGGAAGATAGTGAAAAAATTGCTAACCAAACGTGTTGTCTGTTTAGAGTGGATGAGATTAACTGAGACTATTTATTTGGGAGATCTGTGAAGCCAATGCTAATTCGACAATACATCTTTTGGTGAATTTTCTTGTGCAGGATGATGTCTGTGATGAGTGCGGAGATGTCGGCTACAGTCATCTTCTGCTGCGATGCATCAACTGCAACAATGCTGCTAGGCATCGGTATGCTTCTCGATCTTGCTAGATATCTACTCCTATTAGTCACCATGCCCCATGCTTTTCATCTGAAAACGCAATATCAGAGGATTTTACTTCTTACTAAATGCATAGATTTTATTTATTCATGCCACTTTTAGTCCAGGCTAAAGTGATTGCGTAGTTTGCTACCCATCTTCTTGATGCTATTTTTGCAATTTAGTGGCAGTCATAATTTGGGAATTTGGGGAGAATTAATACCAAATTCTTGGATTAATTGGATCGCGTCCCCCAAAGGCGATGACATTTTGTTCTTTCTCCCTAATTTGGCCATCCTTTGATCTTTTCGCCTATCCATATCTATTACTATCTTTGACTCTCAAAGAAGGGCGTTTTTGCTTTGCTGAGTATATTGGAATCCAAATGATTGAGGCCATGCATATTGATTATGATGCTAGTTTTCATAGTTAAATGGGTGTCATATTTTGGGGAAAGATATGCAAAAATCTTGGGACAATTTacgtggtgtttggttctctagtcctaggactttttgaaaaagactctcaaggaggtgcttctaaggacttttagcaaaaagtcccatcctgtttggtttgctagggactttttcaGTCCCAACACACAAACCAAATACCCCCTTAGTCTTATCCCCCAATTGATGACACTTTGTTCTTTTTGCCTAATTTGCTCATCCTATGGTTCCTTCCCTAATTTGGTCCTCCTTTGATCTATTGTATCTATATCTGTTACTCCCTTTGTTTCATAATATAAGGTGCATAGTTCAATAATATAAGGTGCATAAATTTTCATGAAAGTCAGACATGTATATGTTTGACAAGGATTCTAGAATAAAATATCAACATCATTAATACAgaataaataaaatatgaaaatacatttcatgaTGGATCTAATTTTTATATATTTGGTATTATAGATGTTAATACTACTTCTTTTTCTAAAATATTGGTCAAACATACACATTTGATTGGAAAACCTTATGCACCTTATAACCTATAAACGTGGAACAGGTGGAGTTTATTATACCAATACAGAAAGTATCACTGTTTTGGAATCCAAACAATCTTAGCCACATGCTTTACGGAAAATCTTGGGGTAATTCCATCAATCAAATCCCCGAAAGCTAATGAGGCTTTGGTTTCTCCTCTAAAGTATTCATGATTTGGCCTTTATTCCTATCTATATCTATGAGAGCACATATATGCATGAATCTTCCACCTCACGCGGACATCGTTACATTAATTATTAAATTCAGGTTTTAAAATGATTTATTTTACAAATCGTTAATCCAATTATAAATTTGTCTTTGTCGTTGAGTTTGTCTTGAGAGCTTCAAAAGAACCCATGTTGGCATGTTTGTATGATCTTTTTTGTCACTACAAGTTGCCATATGTATAACATGGTTGTCATATTAGCAATGAACAATTGCCACAATAATATTGTGTGGTTACCATGCAATATTTTACATGTGTTGTCAAGCACTCCAGTGCTATGTAGGACTACAAACTGAGTTTTCAAGTATTCCAAGCAAGTCTGCATAGGTGGGGGAGAATGACATCTAGTAGTAACTTGGTAACTTAGTTGCTATAATTTGGTATAACTAAGAGTTAAGTAATGAAGTGACTACAATCTAGGAAGTGATATTAATCTAGCAATTATTTATAGAAGAGAAGTCGCCAAAATATATCAACACGGGATCAATTAGATTACGGTTTggggataaaacattttaaaaagttAAAACGAAGGAATCTTCGTTGATGCTTACATACATTGGCCTCTTTTTGGTTGCATGCATGTCTAGAGAAAGAAGTGGAGTGGTGGTCGCATGCTGTACAAAATGTGACGCCATTCTGTACCATATACATTATAATGCATGTACATTATAATGCATGTAcgtgagaggaagagagaggagtgGTCGCCTCATAGTAGAACTGAAATATGGCAATGTTGTGTAGCATTGTCCTATATTATAAAAAAATCGCATATATTGTTGATCTATAAATTAAAGATGGACCTCTACTAATTGTGCATTAGTAGAGCATTAAAACATCAGGCAAGGAGCGCACAACCATTATGCCCCCAATGGTCTCAGACACACCAGTTTGCCTCATTTGACGGAGGGCATCGTTTTGAACACTAGCCACACATAGTAAGAGTTTATAATTGGTTTCTAGCAAAATTGGTTTTATGAACTTCTTTTTGAATAACCAGTTTATAGAAAATCATGTTTTGGTTAGGAAGTAATAAATTAGCCTATTCCTGTTCTCCTGTCATATGCATGTGACCTTCTCTTCCTCAATTTCTCCAATGTGACCCATTGAAGACACTTTCCAAGCTCCCTAGCCCCTATTTTTTTCTCCTTGTTGCTGCTTGCCTCCCCTTAGGCCTACCATTGGTCGTTGAGAtcgcttgagacacttattttgagatggagggagtaataaACTAGCCTATTCCTATTGTCCTGTCATATGTGCGTGACCTTCTCTTCCTCAATTTCTCCAGTGTGGCCATTGAAGACACTTTCCAAGCTCTCTAGCCCCTAATTCCTTCTCCTCGCCATTGCTTGCCTCCCCTTCGGCTTATCATTGgtcattgaaatcgcttgcctgttGCCCTAAAATGTGACTCAAGAACAAGTGGTGGTTGGGAATACAAAGGCTATGAGAGTTCCAATGGTATCATAAAGTTCGCTCGAGCCTAAGGGGTCAATGCCTTATACAGGCAACCTAGAGAAAAGAGCCACTATGCTTCAAGATTCTCATCTTATAGGGGCGACAGTTTTGTGATCAGATGCACCAGGTTCTCCAAACAATGCTTGAAACAATGACAATGAATGCACACATGATAACTTGCTTCAGGTATCATAACGTCAAGCATGACACCACACCATGAATCCCCCTCGCATCACCCATAAGTATATCCATGGCACTCATGCCTAAGTTGGCAAGTTTTATTAGTTATTAGTTGaagttgttctagtatcaagtacaAAATCACCAAGTCATCCATAACATTGGACATGGCTATTTGGATAAATTTAATCCTATAGGGATGTAACATTGTACCTTAACACGTGCCTATTGCTCTTGGTGCCTGTGCGAGTAGCATGCACGGTATGTTGGCGGAGTGAGATAAGCCACAAACACTTCCCACACGTTGTAGAATAAGTCCAACGAGCAACCCAACTGAGTTGTACCCGAATCGAGAGTCCAACGATAGCTTTGAGTCAGACTCGACCATTGTGTGCGTGGTCCAAGATGTCTAGAGCCTTGACCAGGATAATCACTTGGCTCGGCTACATTCCTATATGTATGAAAACATTAGGTGAAAACATCATCCCATGATAAAAATAACATCTTATACTTATTGTAGACGAAGGTGATTCATGCAACTACTTGTATGCCAAAAGGGAAGCCTGAACTATGGGGCCCCTGGACAGGTTTGGGGATTAGGTACTAGGTCATGAGAGGGGCCTATTCTCTCCCATTGAGAGTTTGGTACGCTCGGTCTTTGATCAAGATAAAGAGCTACAATGGGAATGGGAGTTTAGGAGATCTAAAACATAAAGTTGCCTGTTTGGTCGGAAGGAATGGGAATTTAGGAATGGATTGCTAAGAGTCAACTCCCACCATTTTATCAACAGGGGAGTGGGTGGGAATTGATTTACATAGAACATCTCGTCCCTTCATCATAACTTATGTTGCCATCTCTTATCTAAGTCCACATGAATTCCCACTAACAAAATGAGGGAATAAACACCCCTCTTAAATTTCCACATGCAATCTCACCCATACCAAACAAGGAATTTGGAATAAAATAGCACTTCCCATGTCTAATCTCGTCACAACTCCCTCCTTTAAATTCTGCTCCCCTTCCCAAGATTACCAAACACGTTGTCGGGTCAtagtgttagagcatctccagccgcgcccacaACAGGCCTACCCGAAGCCCCTTTCTTGTTGTTGGCGCCGAAAAAATGGCCCAATGCCCCCAGGAGCCCATTTTTTGCCGGCTCGGGCCGATTTTCGCGTCGGCGGACCCAGGCTGAACCCGGCGCGCTAGGGGGCGCCGGTGGAAACAATTTTGGCGCGAATTGGAGCGGGTTTGCCGAGCCAGTGACTCGcctccttcgtcgtcctcatcgcctcagtTCCCATGGGAAACAATGCCAAGGCTGCCACGCCGTCGCgtcggtcagccttccattgatgtcTCACGGGCGGTACAGCAAAGACGCCGCGATGCGCGTCCCGCCAGCTCCCTCCACACGGCACTCGACGGGCAGCTTCTCACCGACCATCTTCGGCTATAAAAGCCGACCTCCCTGCCGGTGAACGCCACAACTCGCCACTTCTCGCCATCGTAGCCCCTCTTCCCCACTCTTCCCCCCGCCGATGAGCAATGGTCGAGCGTTACCCAGACGACGCCACGGAGGCGAATGGCTTCGACCATCGCCATCTGCGGGAGGACGAGGCGCGCCTCCTCTATGAGGTCGACTACCCGGCGcccccggacatgcgggtgccgggcTCGTGGAGGCTGAACGCCGGCGGCGTCCCTGTGCCCCCGGCGCCCACCGGTGCCGAACGCCGCGCCGAGATAGCATGCATCCGTTCGTCGCTGTCGGAGGCGCAACGGAACGAGCCAAGGTATGCTGCCGACAACCACAACCTATGGACGATGTACTTAGACCGCCGCCATGCCGACCAGGTCGCCTCCGCAAACGGCGTCGTGCCCCGCGACCACCTCAACTATGACGGGCAGCGCgaatggtggggcgtgcccggtcgTCCTCGACCACATTGAGGCCGGAAACACGCCACGCCTTGAGTACACGTCTCCCCCGTCCTTCTCTTGCCGCCGCGGTAGTTCCTGGACACCGTAGCGAATGGAGACGGCGACCTCATCATCATCGGGCTTCGGTTCGCTTTCCTTTGGGCCGCCGGCGCTGAGCCCATCAAGCCATAGCTGCAGGAGACGCCACTTGGGCGCTGCACCTGCAGCGCCGCCcttgtcatcaacgagggcggcggcTGCCCCTCCCCTCGTTCCCTCCGCCTTGTCCGTTTGAAGATCGAGACAGGGTTGCTCCTTGTGAAGGAGCACGAGGAGATGGCTGCCGCCAACAAGACCGCCCTCAAGTGGGCGAAGGCGGACTATGTCCGCGAGCAGGTGGAGCGCCAACGCTGGGCCTACGAGGAGATCAAAGCTCGGCGCCACGGACGCGACGAGGGTGGCGTCGTCGTCCTTGACAACGACGATGAGGACGCGCCCGAGGCGTCCAACCCCCCTCGCGTCTGCGACCCTGGtcaggggtgcagcagggacgacggcggctccggtgggacgcagggcgacgacgatgacgacgacgacggtcgCGACTACACTCGGttctacaggcttctcggcatgtagaaGGCGGGCGGCGGTAGTTTTTTGTACAAATTTGAATGAATTCACCGAGCTTGTGCCGTGTTTGTGTCGTGTTTGTGCCAATTTGGGGGCGTCGACTGGGAACACGTTCGCCCCCACGCCAAAATTAACACCGGTTCGGCCCTAGATGTCACTTTTTCGGCGTCCTggaggccgaacggctggagatgctcttagctcaGTTGAACAAACACCATGTGCCCAAACATGGCCTCCAATCGTTGCCTTCGTTACATATGAACATAAGTATATTCATACGCAATAACaatgtatcagagccaggtttggcTACTCATAAACAATGGTAAGTAGATATAACATGACTCAAGCAACAATCCTAAGCATGCATACCATGACCGGTAAGAAGGGCTAAATAGGCAAAGAACACAACCAAGTAACTACTCATGATAGGACTAGAAAGTAAAGGTAATATCACAACGACTCATGCCATCTTCAAATCCTATCTTGAAGAAGCCAACAAAGATGTAGTATGTTCATGAAATGCAATGCTTGACATGTATATGGTTATGCAAGATTATCCTAATGAACAAGAGGCATGTTAATTGAACTTGGAATGCATCACATGAACCATTTCCAAAAGACCCCAAACTGGGCATTCATCTAGTGGTACTTACATGAATGCAAGTAAATATTGCCTAGCCATTTCCATCAGTTCAGACTTTTGGTTGTGAGTTCAAGTCCTGGCTTTTGCAATTTATCTAAAAATTGTTGTTACCCCCTTTTTTTCACATATACCTCTGAATCTATCCATGTGTTGAATTTTCGCATCACACATGAGAGGgagtgttgaagtgtatatgttgCCTAGCtctttccatcagttcggacttatAGTTGCGTTGGCTAGTACATGAAGTGTAACAAGTATGAATATGGTGCGGAGCTGAAAATAATCTAATGCAACACTATCAAGTTATTTGGAGTTGAAACACACTAAGTATAACATTTTCACTAATTTCAACAATTAATGTAAGGGCTCATCTGAACATGGCATAAGATTATGAGGGATGCACTAGTCAAATTGCAAAAGTTAAATGAAGAAGAATCATTTATATAAAGTAACTCCTTCTCCATGTCAATAGGAAGTCATAATGTTATTTGAGTTAAATAACAATTTTATGGTGTTAACATGCATTAGAATGACACATCAAGGTTATATGCAATTTTCTAAataatttgacatataatatgcgtTTTACGATTTCGTGCCATGACAAGCACAAGTTGGTAGCCATGGCAGTGATTTGGGTTCACAACAACAATATGCTTGTCTAGTTTCTCATTAGAGATTTTGGCGCAATTGGTCccaattgtgtgtgtgtgttgtgttctgCTACAGGGAGTGATCCGGTTCATCAGCGGAGATAATACACTAGGTGCATCTCATACATCGCATGCATACGTCAAATCTCGACCATGGAGCAAGTACCTACGCATTATTTGAGTATGCATGTCATCGCACTCGGCGGTTGCCTCGAAGGTGATAAACTTGTAGTGTGCAGGTGATGCAGATCGGGTCTGTGGGTCGTCGTCATTGAACTTGGTGGTGCGTCCACGGTGGTCATTGGCGATGAGGTACTTGCAGGGTGGTGGTTCTAGTTGTAGACGAATTTGGCGGGGCCTCGTTGGACTAGCTAGGTGGTGGTGTCGTTCGGTGTTGGAAACAGATTCGATGGTTGTTGATTGTTGGGTCTGGAGTGGCGCTGATACGGAGGCGACGGTGGACGACATGTGTAGCGGGGTCGGTGGGTGAGCGAATTCGGAGGCGGTGGATGTGGGCGATCGACGGAAGCGGAATTGAGCTCGTCAATGATCCTGGGTAGGGGCTGCCAAAGTCAATGACTGGGTCGACAGAGGGCAGAGGTGATTCTATATGTTGGTTGTGGGTTAGCTGACCCCATAACTCTTGAATAAAACAGCCTGAAACACGGTATACTAATTGTTcattgtgattttttttcaaataattaGCAAcgagcccacagatacttgagtttGGCTTCGCCGCTGACAGAGGGCATAGGGAGGCACTCGAGGTGGTTGTGGTCGAGGACGCCTGATATGCTGGATGAGGTGGCTCGTCGACGAGGTGCAGGGGCGTCCCCGTAGACTGGGAAGGCAAATGGTTGGGCGTCAGGCTAGCGACCGGTGATGGGGAGCCATGGAGGTAGCGTTGGTAGGGCTATGGTGCGGCGAGGCACGACAATCGCCATGGTCGGTGCAGGAGATGTCGGTTGTTGGACTGCTGGGCGTCATGGCGCGATCTAGGAGAGGAGGGGGAACGAAGGGTGCGGCGGTGGATCAGGCTTGAGGTGGGCGTCTACATCTCATAGCTGCTAGGGTTTTCACTAGGGTAGgtgggggtggccgatcgggcttaTATAGACTAGATGGGCCTTGGTCCTTAGGTGGTGGGCTGGCTAGGGTTGGTTGGCCAATTAGTGTTTATATGGGCCGGCTTGTTAGCTACTAGCTGCAGCGTTGTGCAGCATTGCGCCCTTGGCGCATTTGGTTGAATTGCGGCACAGTAGCAATTTCTCTCTCCTTAATTATTTCATTTAAAATAATTACTCACTATTTATAATTTGTTGGGAACTCCAAAATTTATGAAATTTTTGTGGGGTTTATTTGTACTATAATGAAGCCTCACAAAAAGAATCATAattttttgggtcatttttatatttttataggaAAATAACCTCAATTAGTTATGCTTAGGGTTTTAAGCCAGACTAGGTATGTGCCTGTGTGTTGCCACAGGGGTCAAATATTTTTTAACACAATAAGAATACCGTACGGGACAAATCTTTATTCAGAGCAAATATACAAAATAAGATATGTTTTGGTTATAAAGTATAGATTTTCCAGCTATTTCTTAAACTAATAAAATAAGAGATTGATTGATGTTGTATTTATTTGCTTGTATGGCCATGAATTTATTGCTATACCATAAGAAGGGGATGAAAATCTAGAAAAAAAATGGTGGAGGGTGGAAGGTTGGATGAAGGGATGATGGGAGAAAAGTGAAAGATGAAACCTTAGCATTCTAGTAGATTAGCCCGTGACTACACGTCCCTTAGTACATGATGCGCTAAAATCTTAGCAAGATTTTATATGCAATCGCCATAATTTACCTGCCATATAAGTAGAGATCCATTTTAAACCTTAAAATTCCAGGAGGGCCCACATAATGATTATGAGGTTTTTGCCAAATATTGTAGGTTTCAGGAAGGGCATTTTGGACAATTGGCACAATTTAGGGTTTTAGCCCTTCAAGAAAAATTGGAGTGTTGAATTAATCCTCAATCCTATATCAAAATtaaataaatactccctccatccggaattacttgtaaaatggatgtatctagatgtattttagttttagatacattcatttttatccatttccgcgacaagtaattcggaacgcacggagggagtataatgttgATGAGATgatcatgatgcacaatcaatttCTAAGGAAATGTTGGTCCGGGGCTATTACACCGCCTCTAAACAAACCGACACATAGGGTAACTCTCAATGGTTGGGTTCTGTAACTCCCGACACATAAGCGAATTGCTTGGCACCTATTTCCAATCCAGTAGTACTGCTCATGAAGTGCTACGGGGTCGCAGAGAGTCACTAGTTGTGTTTTGAAGATATTTCAAAGGCTTTGTTGTGTTGTGTAAGTGGTTTGGCTCTGTAGTGGATGGAACTTACTATGAGAGGATGACTAACCAATCATCATTATAGTTGACTCTACAACAACATTTTACATTGCCATGTACTCTCTAAATCCAATCACATTGAGGGGCCTAGATATCTATGCCTTTGTAAAGAGAGGGCAAATCCCTTCTTGACATGTGGTTGTCTCTATTAACATCTTGAATAATCCAAGCTATATCTTTAACTTAACATGGTCtgttgttttgtagatattgtttggATGAGATAAACTTCGATTCGGCAGTGGAGTGGTCATGTAGTGATTGTATCCCAAAACAGAGTGAAGCCATTAAGTCGCCAGGAGACGCAAATTGTCAAAGGCAACCAAGGAACACCCAGTTGGATTTCTCTGTAGTCAATGAACCAAATGTCGAGCAAGAGAAGGTAACGAAGGCACGCGGACTTCGTAGAAATAGACCATGCCGAGAAAGAGAAGCTAGTTTTGATGAAAGTATTGAACATGTCCCGGGTGGAGACACATCGAGTCGGGGACGATGTGTTGAAGAGACATTAGATTCTTGTGAAATCTCTGTCCGGGATATACCCAATCTCATTGATTGTAAGAAGGAAGGGGAGGATATAAATGGGCACTTAATTTGCACACCGGAGAGTTTTGATGGTTCAAGTAATTTGGCTTTGGATCATGCTTCAAGTATTGAACCCAACAATTTGCAAAAGGAAATTGGTGGTTCTAAACTTGCTTCAGATTCTATGGACTGTCCTGATCTCCCAAATGCAAGGAGTGGCTGCTTTGCTTCATCGAAGTATGTTGAGGGTTTTGTTCCACCAGGAAGAAAGGGTGATATTTTTTCTCTAATGAGTGAGGTCGAGGGATCCTGCCCAATGATTGTGGACAAGTCTTGTTCTACATCGGTAAGCATGGAGCAAGCAGATGGTTTATTGGTAAACATAGAGAAATCTGAACCTTTGAAGTTGGTTAAAGGATCGGAGGAGACTGTTGTAGCATCAAAGCTTGCACCAAATCATTCAAAGCCGATGCTAGGATCAGATCTGGAGACAGGGAGTGTGGATGTCTTGAATCCTCTAGAGCAGCGTTTGGACTCTTGGGCAATGCCACTGATGCAATCAAGTCCCTCAAATGAACTAGAAGATGCGGCTATTCAGGAAAACAGTGCTGAAAGAACAAGGTGCTTGGTGGACATGGAAACCGTTGCCTCTGAATTGGAGAACCACAAAGGATCAAATCCCAAAATGGCAAATGAAAGCTTGAGTTGTGGTGAAGGTAACTCAGATGAAGCAAATAGAAGATCAGATGAGCTTTTATCAAGCACCAAAAACAATAAGATGCGAAGGCGAATATGTGTTGCTAGAAAGATAGTTAACTCTTGCAAGGTAAATGGAATTACAGATCCTGAGCCAGCACATGGTAACCGAGATGCAATAAACCTCCAATGTAATGCAGGAAAGACATCTTCTCTTGCCGTAAAAAAGGTGCCTCTTCAGCTGATATTGCATGAGGAAGGCATTAGCAATGAGTTGTTGCAAGAGGAAGGCATTAGCAATGAGTTGTTGCAAGAGGAAGGCATTAGCAATGAGTTATTGCAAGAGGAAGGCATTAGCAATGAGTTGTTGCAAGAGGAAGGCATTAACAATGACTTATTGCCTTCCAAGTTTGTTGGTCCATGTGAGTCAACAAAAATCAACCCTAGAAAGCGTAAGCAATCAGAAAATTACGCTCCTGATGGAACAAAATATCAGAAAGCCTGTATTATAAGTGGGAATGAAAATGCCAAGGTTGCACGGTCAAAAAGTGGTAGACCAGTACGAACTTGCCAGAACACACCCAGGAAAGACAATGgtagcaatgataaagttattgggCACTCAAAGATGGGAAAAGACAAGAAAATTGTTAAGTCATGGCTGGCTAACAATGGCATCCGATATTCACGGAAGACAGGTGTCTTGCAGCCCTACTCTCTTCGTAGACGTTCTGTGGACAGATCAAGACCTTCACGGAAGAGAGGTATGGTTACCAGTGTCTTGCAGCCCTACTCTCTGCGTAGACGTTCTGTGGACAGATCAAGACCTTCACAGGAGAGCGGTGTTGTTACCAGTGTCTTGCAGCCCTACTCTCTGCGTAGACGTTCTGTGGACAGATCAAGACCTTCACAGGAGAGAGGTATGGTTACCAGTGTCTTGCAGCCCTACTCTCTGCGCAGACGTTCTGTGGACAGATCAAGACCTTCAGAAAACATGGATCTGGCGCTGATGGAAAGCAGCTGCGCATTGAATAATCCAAGCAGCAGTTGTGCAGCGCAAGCATCAGGTTTCTCTTCAAAATCGAAAGAATTACGCGAGAGTGATGAGCCAAAGAAACGAAGAAAACTCATTTTAACTTATGACGAAGAGGAAGATGCTGAGGCCTTACAGGCAGAAGATCTGAATTCCCGGTCTTGTGATGATAATGAACATGTGAAGAAGCAAAGAAAATGCGTGGAAAATGCTGCGGAGAACCAGAGAAGATCTGTAGAACAAGGTAAAGAAGCTTTGGGGTCAGGAAATTTGAATCGATGTTCGAAGAATCATAAGCAGGTGAAGAAGCAACGAAGCGTAGAGGCAGAGGAAGATGAAAATGCATCTGTAAGAAATCCGAATGCTGGATGTTCAAGGATGCCAGTCATTTCAGAATGTATTGGCGGGCAACCCCTTGATATACCTTGTTGGACGTATGTTACATGCCCTTTATTCCATTACTTGCATACTTCTTTTTCTTCTGTCAAGTGCTAATATGGTCTCTTTATGTTGATAGTGGAATCATGAAGATCAACAATAACTATATTCCATTGGCTGCACACCTGTCAACCAAAGCAGGCAAGAAGGTGCAGGAACTGTCAAGATCATTGCCACCAATAATGAAAGCGGCCAAGCTTTCTACATCGGAATCATGTCCAAAGCACTTTGAGGCACCGGTACCTACAGCTGACAGCATTGGCTTGTATTTCTTTTCGGGTGATATGAGGTTTGTTGAGCCTGTGCATGTTGTTTGTCTTATTTCTTCTACACATACTAGGGTCTGACATTCTTTGATCCTCTAGGCCAAATAAAGAGCTGGATGAGCTGGTGAAGCATCTTGCTGATAGTGGAATTGTTCTAGAAGCTGTTGTTGGTTTGAGGAAGCTGTTTCTCTTCCCTTCTGGTGTACTACCAGTGGAACATCAGAGTAAGTCATATGGCAGATTTCATTATTCAAAATTATGAGTATCCTGAAAATATACCATATTACACCTAATCTGCCTATGCTACCACTAATGTAGTAAACTGCATTT is drawn from Triticum dicoccoides isolate Atlit2015 ecotype Zavitan chromosome 4A, WEW_v2.0, whole genome shotgun sequence and contains these coding sequences:
- the LOC119286428 gene encoding uncharacterized protein LOC119286428 isoform X2; translation: MDDVCDECGDVGYSHLLLRCINCNNAARHRYCLDEINFDSAVEWSCSDCIPKQSEAIKSPGDANCQRQPRNTQLDFSVVNEPNVEQEKVTKARGLRRNRPCREREASFDESIEHVPGGDTSSRGRCVEETLDSCEISVRDIPNLIDCKKEGEDINGHLICTPESFDGSSNLALDHASSIEPNNLQKEIGGSKLASDSMDCPDLPNARSGCFASSKYVEGFVPPGRKGDIFSLMSEVEGSCPMIVDKSCSTSVSMEQADGLLVNIEKSEPLKLVKGSEETVVASKLAPNHSKPMLGSDLETGSVDVLNPLEQRLDSWAMPLMQSSPSNELEDAAIQENSAERTRCLVDMETVASELENHKGSNPKMANESLSCGEGNSDEANRRSDELLSSTKNNKMRRRICVARKIVNSCKVNGITDPEPAHGNRDAINLQCNAGKTSSLAVKKVPLQLILHEEGISNELLQEEGISNELLQEEGISNELLQEEGISNELLQEEGINNDLLPSKFVGPCESTKINPRKRKQSENYAPDGTKYQKACIISGNENAKVARSKSGRPVRTCQNTPRKDNGSNDKVIGHSKMGKDKKIVKSWLANNGIRYSRKTGVLQPYSLRRRSVDRSRPSRKRGMVTSVLQPYSLRRRSVDRSRPSQESGVVTSVLQPYSLRRRSVDRSRPSQERGMVTSVLQPYSLRRRSVDRSRPSENMDLALMESSCALNNPSSSCAAQASGFSSKSKELRESDEPKKRRKLILTYDEEEDAEALQAEDLNSRSCDDNEHVKKQRKCVENAAENQRRSVEQGKEALGSGNLNRCSKNHKQVKKQRSVEAEEDENASVRNPNAGCSRMPVISECIGGQPLDIPCWTGIMKINNNYIPLAAHLSTKAGKKVQELSRSLPPIMKAAKLSTSESCPKHFEAPVPTADSIGLYFFSGDMRPNKELDELVKHLADSGIVLEAVVGLRKLFLFPSGVLPVEHQTFQGKPYLWGMFKPRKDKIRRFPVEQDCTAHVSKEEHAQEQHALDQQDKAQSDTLDQVVHPENQPLLDANQLGKEALSGNCLPPVDVQALVSANIGPADHGQPCSNPEAQPLKLCGFVVSRTPRSAQLIQEMQKEGALLFAVQQVMTEPGSVI
- the LOC119286428 gene encoding uncharacterized protein LOC119286428 isoform X1; this encodes MVDDVCDECGDVGYSHLLLRCINCNNAARHRYCLDEINFDSAVEWSCSDCIPKQSEAIKSPGDANCQRQPRNTQLDFSVVNEPNVEQEKVTKARGLRRNRPCREREASFDESIEHVPGGDTSSRGRCVEETLDSCEISVRDIPNLIDCKKEGEDINGHLICTPESFDGSSNLALDHASSIEPNNLQKEIGGSKLASDSMDCPDLPNARSGCFASSKYVEGFVPPGRKGDIFSLMSEVEGSCPMIVDKSCSTSVSMEQADGLLVNIEKSEPLKLVKGSEETVVASKLAPNHSKPMLGSDLETGSVDVLNPLEQRLDSWAMPLMQSSPSNELEDAAIQENSAERTRCLVDMETVASELENHKGSNPKMANESLSCGEGNSDEANRRSDELLSSTKNNKMRRRICVARKIVNSCKVNGITDPEPAHGNRDAINLQCNAGKTSSLAVKKVPLQLILHEEGISNELLQEEGISNELLQEEGISNELLQEEGISNELLQEEGINNDLLPSKFVGPCESTKINPRKRKQSENYAPDGTKYQKACIISGNENAKVARSKSGRPVRTCQNTPRKDNGSNDKVIGHSKMGKDKKIVKSWLANNGIRYSRKTGVLQPYSLRRRSVDRSRPSRKRGMVTSVLQPYSLRRRSVDRSRPSQESGVVTSVLQPYSLRRRSVDRSRPSQERGMVTSVLQPYSLRRRSVDRSRPSENMDLALMESSCALNNPSSSCAAQASGFSSKSKELRESDEPKKRRKLILTYDEEEDAEALQAEDLNSRSCDDNEHVKKQRKCVENAAENQRRSVEQGKEALGSGNLNRCSKNHKQVKKQRSVEAEEDENASVRNPNAGCSRMPVISECIGGQPLDIPCWTGIMKINNNYIPLAAHLSTKAGKKVQELSRSLPPIMKAAKLSTSESCPKHFEAPVPTADSIGLYFFSGDMRPNKELDELVKHLADSGIVLEAVVGLRKLFLFPSGVLPVEHQTFQGKPYLWGMFKPRKDKIRRFPVEQDCTAHVSKEEHAQEQHALDQQDKAQSDTLDQVVHPENQPLLDANQLGKEALSGNCLPPVDVQALVSANIGPADHGQPCSNPEAQPLKLCGFVVSRTPRSAQLIQEMQKEGALLFAVQQVMTEPGSVI